From the genome of Solanum dulcamara chromosome 12, daSolDulc1.2, whole genome shotgun sequence:
TTTGGTATTAATACAACGTACACGATTTCTTTGAACTAAAAAGAAAGATGGCTTTTTTGTGTGTATTGTTCGGTTGCGCTTATTGACTAGTAGACGACACAATCTAAAACTGGAAGACATGCCCCACTAATATGTGGTTATAGTAATATATTGTTAGTAGTTTCAAATTTATGGAGAAAAGATAAAGAGCAAAACTACAAAACTTAGTGATGgtagaagaaggaaaaagaacAACCACTTTATATCTCTGTTGTGTGAGAAATACAAAGTTGTTGCATTATTGGTTGGATTCTAGTTCTTTTacttcttaattaattaatatttctcACTTTGAGTCAAACTATAAGttagaagtttaagaaaaatcATTAGTAATAACCTATAAAAATTAGAAGTTGAGTGACACGTATTTAAGATGTACTTAATTTTTTGTCTTTTAATTTAACATCTTTTTCAGTCGGTtgaaaataatgtcaaaataaTACGATCACCACTTCACCACctactttttctttctctacCTTCTACCTTCTACCTTCTACCTTCTAGAAGGATAAGTATTTgacaaagatttttttttttagtttggtGGTGGCAAAATGATGCTTTTCACTTACCAAGTGTGGTTGCTTACTCAAGTGGGAGGGTCCACTACTTTCTTTCcatttgtttgttttgttttgttttgttttttgggTTAAATCATTCTAGACTCTTTACCAATTAATGTTATTTAAGGAACTATAGTGACATAATAAATTGATATGATATAATGGGTACTACTATTATTTACTGGACTGAAAGTTCTAGGCGATTGAGAACAAGTACCTTCTACTACTTAAATACTGCTGCTTGGAGTTTTGGTTAAATAATGGGTAATTAATTTTGCTATCAATCAATTGCTTAACAAATTGGCATGATCTAATCCATCAGACCGTGCGAATTCTTGCTCTAATACTTAAATAGAAGAATTTTTATCACTCAATTAAAAACGGTCAATgcgaaaatcaataaaacatgaaaaattccTTCAATAATTTGAAGACAACCATGAAAACTCAAGTACAagaaatcctttttacaattaACTGAAAAATCCTATCTAGGAACTCGTCTAAACAGGTACGAGAGCTATTAAGAGAATATAATATACCAAAATAAGACACAACTCCCATCATaaggaaaagagaaatagaAGCTATCGGAGATTACCATCGTCTTCACGacttcacctatgaaacatcatTGATCCTACAACCAGACTATGTCAGGTGGTATAACgagagtagtattagtacaagCAACACGTACAGGTAGGCATCATCGGCAACTTGAATCCACCTATAACGACCCGTTCCTATCGTTACGGGTAAGCCAATGGGGAAGAAATTTGGGCTAGAAAACTTTGGAGTAATAACTTAGAAATTTCAAGACTAGGCTAGACTTAGACGAAATCTGAGTCAGATGATGTCTAGGAAAAACTACAAATGGATTGGGATTTCTTTCTGAATTTTGATTGTTTGAGCTAGTAGAGAAGATGTTAAGGAATCCATGGGGCCTTACAAAAGTGAATTGGGGTGAGTAGAACTTCCGAAATCTAATTTGGCGTGAATTGACTAGCTTAGAACGTCAAGATTTGAagttgtgttgtgaaatgggggcttgagACATAAATTTCGAGATTATTCCTCCGTCCAAGCCGCCATAGCGGGCTAAATACCTCCATGATGGGGTCGCTACAGCAGGACAATCGCGAGGTTTAAGATAGaaaaaaagtctcaaaatagTTTTTATTTCTGCAAATTCATTCTTGGAGAGCTAGAGACAATCTAAGGCtatttattttcagtttttcacTAATTTCTTTGGTAAAGGTACGTTAATTATTTCTCTAACTTATAATTCGGTTCTTAGACCTTAGATTCAATGGGAATCCTCTTGGGGAGAAGGTTTTGGCCTGAAATTAATGGTAGAAAAAGTCCTAGTTGGGGGtaatgatcatgaaattggccaaggattaggattttgatataataCAGGTAATTTATCCATTGATCATTGATTATTAGTATTCTTTGTTTGTttagaccaaaaaaaaaagccAAAGCATTGGAAATGGAGAAAGTTTCAGTTCTGTAAAGTTTCCAAAGCTTGATTAGAGGGAGATGATGATTGTGTTTTTCCGTTTATGTTATATGTGCCTATTAACTACTTTGttagtattgcatgcataatatataattaggtaaaaggaaagaacatgaattggaataatattttgtgatcaaattgcatgcaatgaatgtGTTACTTAGTTGTACAAGTGTGTGTGCTATTCaatgtggttgtgattgtggtatggGACTTCATGTTGGATCGGGTTCCATGCTGGTATATTTTTATCGGATACCACTCTAGTATAACTAGATCAGGTTCCACACcgatatatacatatgaaatgGGTATCATGTCAGTACACTGACTATTAAAATGGGTACCACGCCGGTACACTAACATAATGGGTATGGATTTCCTAAGGAACCATTGTTTGATTGTTACTTTGAGATTGAGTATGTTCACTTGTATAAAGATTCAATGGTTAAGGATTGAGAGTTTGGTGTTATATCAATTGTGATTTGATTATGCATTATTTGCTTTAGTAAGTTGTGGGTTCTTGTTCATATATCATTTACTAGAATGGTTGTGTGATACTAGTAGTACACTGTAGTTGTATACTAATACTgcactttctctttctttgttgagtacaggacaTATTCAGGCAGCTGTTGATAGACCTCAGTTAGGAGATTCATGATCGTTCagattcaagggtgagctagtTTTTTCGGGCTGTCATGAATCCCTCTCAATTCTTTGTTCTTTCATTACGAACTCAGACTTTTAGAtactttcatatttattattttcatgattgcATCCCCTTATACTAACTTTTAGAGTGTGTTTTAGGTGCAATGACTTTCGGGTTCTAGGGAGTTAATAACTGCATGTTTTTGTTAaatttttctgagtttatggaaattTAAACTATATTTAAACCATTTTCCACTTATTAACTATTTAATTTTGTTAATCGCGTGTCGTAGTTGAGTTAGTATTGGTTCTACCACTAGAGAGTTAATATGGGTGCCACAAACGATGGGTCAAGATCATGCCACCACCACATAATATCATGCAAATATTCAAGAAGATATGCAATATGAAAAATTATCCATCCAAATCTTGAGCACCATGCCCTTACTATCTCGGGTACACTACCCACAATCTCATACAATCTTTCCCAAGACTTTCCTACCATATTTTGCTTCCAACTCTACCCTTCAGAGCTAATCATCTTTCAAACTCGGTCATAACCTTACTGTAAGActccgaaagttgaaaagtcaaataAAAGGGAATTAAGGAAGATTGGACAGTTTCTAAGCCTACGAgtgggtctacgactcgtagggacccttatgagtcatagagatgACTCATGGAAGTGAGATCAAGGATGAAAAATTGATTAAGTTTGGAAGAAAAATACGAGTCAGTGTACGACTCGTAAAATGCCTTATGACTTGTATAAGAGGGTCGTAGGGTCGGGGTCGAATTCTTACAAAAACAAAATGCCTCAGTACTTTCAAAACGACTGAATAAGATGAGTTGTATTCTAGTTGACGAGTTGTAATGTTGACTCATaataaaacttcagagactcagaaTATGTAGGTTTTCAGACCTGTAGTACGATGAAGGTATACTACCCGTAACCCTTTGGACGAGTCGTAAGGATGACTCATAGAGAAGGATTAGAGACTTAGGGTTTTTAGGGTTTTGGAAAGTCTTCAAGACGAGTCGTTTCTAGGATTCGTCATCCTGTCTATGAATCGTAAAACCCAAATCCTAAGGTTGTCCGATCAGGATTAATGAAGGGTAGTTTGGTTATTTTCCCTATATtctattaatgtatgtggacgtttttaAGACTAGATCCCTAATGTTGACTACCCTaatgttacattccgtatttttgcattttggattattcgtaagctaacgattataaattcaaggacttttaattttgaattttaaaaggacatgatttgtcgtagatgccaagttatatgaataatttatgtgtagtaaaatacatctcaagaaggacccttaagccaaatcaaaatagaagtcatcaaatatgtttttcttaaagttacgtttcgggtaagctgacttcgggaggccataacctctttataatttgagaatttgggaaaactcttaacatgaaagttgtagataattgaaatatctttccaaccataggtagtgggacgaaatgtgatatcggagtaataagctatagacgttttaagtctgacaggccaaactaaatagtgaattcggcccaacccaattctaattcgggtcaggcccaatacccacgaaattaatctaaattctatgtcttccttcatagtttagactaagAAAAATCCAGAaaaatttctagagagagagagaggggaagttcttgagagaaaaaccaaatccgaccaaaatttgAGTCCcaaaatccgaagctcatgaagagaaaattgttgtacgtcgcgttggcttcaatttgaactagaaatcagccaataaggagaagattttatgtggtgctgcaaatttaaggtaatattaaagtctccttttcattgttaacaagtttagttagagttttaacggattagaacggagaaaatagtattataaactagtttggtgatttgttgagagttatgggttaaggggttgttttaggtagattaaatagatggaattatcttagtgatgatgtataataatggttgatattgttttgatgttgttgatgagttgttgttcttgaatttggaggaaaaaggtgtatgaagattgtgaatgttcaaacccgtttttagaattgagtagctggtagtaattctggaatatctcattgtgtagaccttagattttagatattaaacatgttttggaaagataatacacgtacctacaactcttatgtttatgtcttagtctatatctgctttTATTATATCGAAAACGgagcatgaatcataagacaaaatctgtccagattctggattaaaaaatccttcatgtatagctgttcgtattttgatgatatctctttgtagaaaatgacttttgagttgatttcttttgcattggaaacttaagacagagatataaatgtttcatgaaggtcataaagtccagttttgccgtttttatttttcaaaatttagatacaacgtgaggtacttgactttccgaatttactactttggtaacatgagtcgggtggaaatattctaggcttattgtcaataataaatcttattttgtgtcaatattttggattgttgatgttgattgatgattatatagctggtttgaaagtgggaaaagtgagcggtataggggaggtgctgtccaatttttttagaaataacctactaacgatagactacgttttattcttgtccatagcttaaccatagtgcttaacgttttaatatacgttgagacaatattggacaacatatacgtataaacgctaaaggtatgtaaagttaacattttcttcttttggcatgatccatatgaaacgaacgaatgacgtatgcttaaattccaaagaaactcttattcgtagatatactcggatggctaccgttcttgattttcaaaatttatattgttatgtcttgactcatgtgtatgattccagccattctagttggtataactcatgttgtggtataattcatattttagtataatccataattgatgtgattcataatgactattgtcttgggtttcaaatgatggactattttgcttattctattaagtctccgataatgatcaaatttcacaaggttgctaatgataccttattcgtgcatattgttatggtattattcaccgagtcctacgataggccgggtatgttatcatgtatgaattccactacattattcaccgagtcccttactagagggccgggtacgtgatatgataatatgatattataatgatatgacgatattcaccgagtcccttgctagagggtcgggtatggtatatatatacatatgacgatatattgatataattgtgacaccgagtcccataacgtgccaagtacgatatatgatgatgatatgcatgtctttattttataagacacaggtgcagtgatttattgattatgatacttgactcctgaatctttattttagatgtgatctcctttacgatattttatgctttatatactcggtacatatttcgtactgaccccctttttcggggggctgcgtttcgtgcccgcaggtacagatactcattttggagagccgccaccttaggattctactcaacgggttgaagtgctccattgtctcggagcctaaacttttggtactaatccttataatgtatatatttgtgtatttaggggtacgacggggccctgtcccgtcatatgctattgttaatcatcttagaggtctgtagacacatgagtgggttgtatgtagatgttgtctggtgtactagtatggcttatgtttttggacatttacattcggagtgaaagccttgtcggcttacgtattatgttatcttatttttgacaattaagactccccaagaaatagctaattttggtatatatataagtgaccgtTTGAGACAACGcgctacccatataaattctatatcgtGTTTAATTATCGATTGAcaatagataatatgtgtgtatacgagtgtccaattcggacactagtcacggcctacggggctaggtcgtgacaaaagtggtatcagagcagttcatcctcggagtgtctacagaccgtgtctggtagagtcttgtttattggtgtgttgtgcaccacatctataaacaaggggctacaggacatttaggatgttatcatttcttttactttaaatcgtgcgatagagctgtattATCAGGATAATTTCTCCCTAACGTACTATTATATTTACAGCGATGCCTCCAAGAAAAGCGACAGCTGCCCAAAAGGGAAAGTCAGTAGCAGGAGAGACTAGCCGGACCCCGAGGATTActagggcccgtgcccagtctatgcctgaGGTTGTGCTCCAGTCGGCaagctctactacgccgccatATGAGGAGAGAGCAGCAGCAACTGACACTATGGATCGGGGGGTTGCTTCACCGCCAGCTCTAGAGGCTCCAGTACCTGAGCCTACAGCTCCTCAGCCAGGGGCAGAGGAtagggctatgagagatgcagttcagTTGCTGACCAGAATAGCGACAGGGCAGGCTCGCAGGCATGGGTTAGGGGTTGACTATGCtgatagacatgatagtttaagggctCGTGATTTCTTGACTTGTAATCCCCAGAGTTCTATGGGTCAAGGCCCGGGGATGACCCACAGGAGTTTATCCGACAGGTGCAGCGTACGTTGAGGATAATTAAGGCTTCTGAGATAGAGTCTGTTGAGTTAGCTTcctatcggctgcgtgatgtagctgttaattggtatgagtcatgGGAGTTAtctaggggcgagggtgctcctccagcggtgtgggatgaatttgtggaggccttccttggccactttctacctccagaGATGAGACAAGCCAGAGTAGACAGGTTTTTACAATTGAGGCAGAATGGCAGGAGCATcagagattatagccttgagtttgactcattggcgagacATGCGCCAGCTATTGTAGCTGACATGGCTGATAGAGTGCATCGGTATGTGATGGGGCTGGATCGTTATTTGATTGATAACTGTATGgcaatggcttctcagccaggtatGGATATTTCTCGGGTACAGGCATATGCACAGGGGGTAGAAGATCGGCACAGAGGGCGTCAGCCCGATAGAGATCATGATAGAGGCCAGCGTAAAAGAGCTAGATCGGCTAGTTATTCTGGGGAATTTCAAGGCGGGCAGCCTTAGTAGTACAGTAGATATCCTTCTCAGCCAGCCTGGAGTGCACCCCCACAATTCAAAGGTAGTAGATTCGATAGCACAGGGTATTCAGGATCCGGTCAGAGCTCcagggtttcaagttcacagATAAACAGGGGTTCGCGTCAGTCGAGACCACCTTTGCCTCGGTGTCCTCGTTGTGGTAGGTCACATTTTGGAGAATGTCGTTTTTCTACAGGTGCATGCTTTACttgcggccgtcaaggccatattatgAGGGAGTGTCCATTTAGGGGTAATTTAAGTGGTGCAGCTCAGTCTACTGGGTCAGTTGTTGGCTCATCTTCTTCTGTAGCTATGCGCCCTGTGGGGCAGGGTATTCAGATAACagcaggccatggtagaggccgtggtggaTCTTTcagttctagcggtccttcgaaccgcatatatgccttggctagtagacagGACCAGAAGGCGTCGccaaatgtggttacaggtatattatcgattttctcgcaggatgtatatgcattgatagatccaggttccaccttatcatatatatctccctttgttgctagtagaatcggaataaaatttgaatcaataGAACCATTTGAGATAGCTACACCGGTAGGAGATTCTATTATAGCCAACcaagtatatagagattgttcGGTGATTATATATAGTCGACACACCAAGGCAGATTTGGTAGAGTTAGCTATgacagaatttgatgttattatgggcatggattggctagcttcttgttatgctaatgttgattgtaGAGAAAAAGTAGTTCGATTCCAATTCCCAGGAGAACCAGTCATAGAATGGATGGGCAATACAGCATCaccgaggggtaagtttatttcatacctcaaggcaaggaaaatggttagaaagggttatatttatcatctggttcgTGTCCATAACTTGGAAGCAGAGGAATCGACTCTTCAGTCAGTTCCGGTAGTTAACGAATTTAtagatgtattcccagatgaacttccaggtcttcctcctgagTGGGAGATAGATTTCAATATAGATATATTGCCAGATACccagcctatatctattcctccctacagaatggcacccgcagaactgaaggagttgaaggagcaactGCGAGACCtattagaaaaaggcttcattaggcccagtatatcaccttggggagcaccggtattattcgtgagaaagaaagatgggtcactacgaatgtgtattgattataggcagttgaacaaggtgacaataaagaatagatatcctctccccaggattgatgatttatttgaccaattgcaaggtgctaagtgtttttcaaaaatggacttgcggtcaggctatcaccaggtaCGGGTAAAGGAgacagatattccaaagactgcgtttaggacccgatacgggcattatgagtttcgggtaatgtcttttgggctgaccaatgccccagcagtgtttatggatcttatgaaccgagtgttcaagccattcctagacctattcgtgattgtatttattgatgatattctggtctactcacgATCGGAAGGGGAGCACGTAGATCATTTGAGGAAggtacttggggtgctccagcaccagaagttgtatgctaagttttctaaatgtgaattctggttgacttcagtagcattcttggggcacattattggagctgatggtattcgagtagatacacagaaaatcgaggccgtaaagacttggcctagacctacgacacctactgaggtacgtagttttcttgggctagcaggatattacaggagattcgttgagaaatttgcttcaatttcagcacctttaacaaggctaactcaaaaggccgttaagttccagtggaccgaTGCCTGTGAACAAAGCTTTCAGTTGCTGAAAGACAAGTTGACTACGGCCCCAGTTCTAACCCTTCCTGAAGGACCAGatggctatgttatttattgtgatgcttctggtgttgggttaggttgtgtattgatgcaacatggtagagtcatagcttatgcctcccgatAGTTAAGGAAGcacgaaagaaattatccaactcataatctggaattagcagcagtaattcatgatttgaaactatggaggcattatttatatggtgtacatattgatatctatacggaccacaaaagtctccaatacatctttaaacAGAAGGACCTGAATTTGcgacagagaaggtggctagagttgctgaaagattatgatgttaatattttataccacccagggaaagcaaatgttgtagcagATGCACTTAGCCGTAAATCCATGGGTAGCCTGGCAGATGTACAACCAGAATGAGAAAAGATAGTCCGTGATatttgccagttagctaaccttggagtccgtTTGGCTGATTCTAGTGATGGTAGAGTTTTTATTtgaggagttgctgaatcctctatcatagAAGCGGTAAAGCAACGCCAGTATGAAGACCCTATTCTGGCACAGTACCGGGATGAAACCCTTTAAAAGGAAAGGACCCCATTCGAGGTCACACCTGacggagtgctaagatatagagGCAGATTATGCGTACCTGAGATTATAGGGCTACGACAACAGGTtttgggagaggcacactatgctCGGTATTTTGTGCATCCAGGGtcgacaaagatgtatcatgaccttagatgtttatattggtggaatggcatgaagaaggatatagcaaagtttgtagcccagtgcccaaactgccaacaagttaaaattgagcatcagaagcctggcgGACTATTATAAgagatggaaatcccgacttggaagtgggaagcaattaatatggattttattacaggcttacctcgcactccacggaagtatgattccatat
Proteins encoded in this window:
- the LOC129875624 gene encoding uncharacterized protein LOC129875624 → MRQARVDRFLQLRQNGRSIRDYSLEFDSLARHAPAIVADMADRVHRYVMGLDRYLIDNCMAMASQPGMDISRVQAYAQGVEDRHRGRQPDRDHDRGQRSRFDSTGYSGSGQSSRVSSSQINRGSRQSRPPLPRCPRCGRSHFGECRFSTGACFTCGRQGHIMRECPFRGNLSGAAQSTGSVVGSSSSVAMRPVGQGIQITAGHGRGRGGSFSSSGPSNRIYALASRQDQKASPNVVTGKANVVADALSRKSMGSLADVQPE